The Pseudomonas asiatica genome has a segment encoding these proteins:
- a CDS encoding amino acid ABC transporter permease produces MIKHKKAQWPWHGLTALVLVGLAFSLYMATSMISYEWRWNRVPQYFAYKAEEAQRAAGYGTVQDIVISGDNARVTLKDESGAEQVLDVDKDSLQLARGDDVSEGDQIGVTRHWAAGPLAWGLWTTLWISVVSGALGLLIGLFAGLCRLSSNPTLRDLSTVYVELVRGTPLLVQIFIFYFFIGTVLNLSREFAGVAALALFTGAYVAEIVRAGVQSIAKGQNEAARSLGLNAGQSMRHVILPQAFKRVLPPLAGQFISLVKDTSLVSVIAITELTKSGREAITTSFSTFEIWFCVAGLYLLINLPLSHLASRLERRLAQSD; encoded by the coding sequence GTGATCAAACACAAGAAAGCCCAGTGGCCCTGGCACGGTTTGACTGCCCTGGTCCTGGTGGGCCTGGCGTTCAGCCTGTACATGGCCACCTCGATGATTTCCTACGAGTGGCGCTGGAACCGCGTACCGCAGTACTTCGCCTACAAGGCCGAGGAAGCACAGCGCGCCGCCGGTTACGGCACCGTGCAGGACATCGTCATCTCTGGCGACAATGCCCGTGTCACGCTGAAAGACGAGAGCGGTGCCGAGCAGGTGCTCGATGTGGACAAGGACAGCCTGCAACTGGCCCGTGGCGACGATGTTTCCGAAGGCGACCAGATTGGCGTCACCCGCCACTGGGCGGCTGGCCCGCTGGCCTGGGGCCTGTGGACCACGCTTTGGATTTCGGTGGTATCCGGTGCTCTGGGCCTGTTGATCGGCCTGTTCGCCGGCCTCTGCCGCCTGTCCAGCAACCCTACGCTGCGTGACCTGTCGACGGTGTATGTCGAGCTGGTGCGCGGTACACCGCTGCTGGTACAGATCTTCATCTTCTACTTCTTCATCGGTACCGTGCTCAACCTGTCCCGCGAGTTTGCCGGGGTGGCTGCACTGGCGCTGTTCACCGGCGCCTACGTGGCCGAAATCGTTCGTGCCGGCGTGCAGTCCATCGCCAAGGGCCAGAACGAAGCGGCCCGCTCGCTGGGCCTGAACGCGGGCCAGTCGATGCGCCACGTGATCCTGCCGCAGGCCTTCAAGCGCGTGCTGCCGCCTTTGGCCGGCCAGTTCATCAGCCTGGTCAAGGACACTTCGCTGGTGTCGGTGATCGCCATCACCGAACTGACCAAGAGCGGCCGCGAGGCCATTACCACCTCGTTCTCGACCTTCGAGATCTGGTTCTGCGTGGCAGGCCTGTACCTGCTGATCAACCTGCCGCTGTCGCACCTGGCCAGCCGGCTCGAGCGGAGGCTTGCGCAAAGTGATTGA
- the mdoH gene encoding glucans biosynthesis glucosyltransferase MdoH, with translation MSNSSARPESLREYLAHLPLSDEQRAELASCTSFSELHQRLAANPAASSAEAVQASVGPRLTVGSAAELEDAEMLGVDGSGRLCLKIAPPIKRTKVVPEPWRTNVLIRMWRRMTGRTNAPQPPKRELPPARWRAVGSIRRYILLALMIGQTIVAGWYMKGILPYQGWSFVDFDEVVNQPLWDTVVQVWPYALQTSILVLFGILFCWVSAGFWTALMGFLELLTGRDKYKISGSSAGNEPIAPEARTALVMPICNEDVPRVFAGLRATFESVAASGNLDRFDFFVLSDTNDTDIAVAEQQAWLDVCRETKGFGRIFYRRRRRRVKRKSGNLDDFCRRWGGEYKYMVVLDADSVMSGECLSSLVRLMEANPDAGIIQTGPKASGMDTLYARLQQFATRVYGPLFTAGLHFWQLGESHYWGHNAIIRMKPFIEHCALAPLPGKGAFAGAILSHDFVEAALMRRAGWGVWIAYDLPGSYEELPPNLLDELKRDRRWCHGNLMNFRLFLVKGMHPVHRAVFLTGVMSYLSAPLWFLFLVLSTALLATNTLMEPQYFIEPYQLYPLWPQWHPEKAVALFSTTIVLLFLPKLLSVILIWAKGATEFGGRIKVTLSMLMEMLFSMLLAPVRMIFHTRFVLAAFLGWAATWNSPQRDDDSTPWSEAVRRHGPQTLLGIAWAALVAWLNPSFLWWLAPIVGSLVLSIPVSVISSRTRLGLAAKDEKLFLIPEEYATPQELLATDQYTHENRWHALHDGFVRAVVDPRQNALACAMATARHGQAAPIEALRVERVAKAMEVGPQGLDLNTRLALLSDPVALTRLHEQVWAEHNAAWINVWRASIKNDPHSPLLPLHPENEGQPALVGA, from the coding sequence ATGAGTAACTCAAGCGCAAGGCCGGAATCGCTTCGCGAGTACCTGGCCCACCTACCACTGAGCGACGAGCAACGGGCGGAGCTCGCCAGCTGCACGTCATTCAGTGAGCTGCACCAACGCCTGGCGGCCAACCCGGCCGCCAGCTCTGCCGAGGCCGTCCAGGCCTCGGTGGGCCCGCGCCTGACCGTAGGCAGCGCCGCCGAGCTGGAAGACGCCGAGATGCTTGGCGTCGACGGCAGCGGCCGCCTGTGCCTGAAGATCGCTCCGCCGATCAAGCGCACCAAGGTCGTGCCCGAGCCATGGCGTACCAACGTGCTGATCCGCATGTGGCGGCGCATGACCGGCCGCACCAACGCCCCGCAGCCGCCCAAGCGCGAGCTGCCGCCAGCTCGCTGGCGTGCGGTCGGCTCGATCCGCCGCTACATCCTGCTGGCGCTGATGATCGGCCAGACCATCGTTGCCGGCTGGTACATGAAGGGCATCCTGCCGTACCAGGGCTGGTCGTTCGTGGACTTTGACGAAGTCGTCAACCAGCCGCTGTGGGACACCGTGGTGCAGGTTTGGCCGTATGCCTTGCAGACGTCCATCCTGGTTCTCTTCGGCATCCTGTTCTGCTGGGTATCGGCGGGCTTCTGGACCGCGCTGATGGGCTTCCTCGAGCTGCTCACCGGGCGTGACAAGTACAAGATTTCGGGTAGCAGTGCAGGCAACGAGCCGATCGCGCCCGAGGCGCGTACCGCGCTGGTGATGCCGATCTGCAACGAAGACGTGCCGCGCGTGTTCGCCGGCCTGCGCGCAACGTTCGAGTCGGTGGCCGCCAGCGGCAACCTCGACCGTTTCGACTTCTTCGTGCTCAGCGACACCAACGACACCGACATCGCCGTGGCCGAGCAACAGGCCTGGCTGGACGTGTGCCGCGAAACCAAAGGCTTCGGCCGTATCTTCTACCGCCGCCGTCGGCGCCGGGTGAAGCGCAAGAGCGGCAACCTCGACGACTTCTGCCGTCGTTGGGGCGGCGAATACAAGTACATGGTCGTACTCGACGCCGACAGCGTCATGAGCGGCGAGTGCCTGAGCAGCCTGGTGCGCCTGATGGAGGCCAACCCGGACGCCGGCATCATCCAGACCGGGCCGAAGGCCTCGGGCATGGACACCCTGTATGCGCGCCTGCAGCAGTTCGCCACCCGCGTGTACGGCCCGCTGTTCACCGCCGGCCTGCACTTCTGGCAGCTGGGCGAGTCGCACTACTGGGGCCACAACGCGATCATCCGCATGAAGCCGTTCATCGAGCACTGCGCCCTGGCGCCATTGCCGGGCAAGGGTGCGTTCGCCGGTGCAATCCTCTCCCACGACTTCGTCGAAGCCGCGCTGATGCGCCGTGCCGGCTGGGGCGTGTGGATTGCCTACGACCTGCCGGGCAGCTACGAAGAACTGCCGCCGAACCTGCTCGACGAGCTCAAGCGCGACCGCCGCTGGTGCCACGGCAACCTGATGAACTTCCGCCTGTTCCTGGTCAAGGGCATGCACCCGGTGCACCGTGCGGTGTTCCTCACCGGGGTGATGTCGTACCTGTCGGCACCGCTGTGGTTCCTGTTCCTGGTGCTGTCGACCGCGCTGCTGGCGACCAACACGCTGATGGAGCCGCAGTACTTCATCGAGCCGTACCAGCTCTACCCGCTGTGGCCGCAGTGGCACCCGGAGAAGGCCGTGGCGCTGTTCTCCACCACCATCGTGCTGCTGTTCCTGCCCAAGCTGCTCAGCGTCATCCTGATCTGGGCCAAGGGCGCGACAGAGTTTGGCGGGCGTATCAAGGTCACCCTGTCGATGCTGATGGAGATGCTGTTCTCCATGCTGCTGGCACCGGTGCGCATGATCTTCCACACCCGCTTCGTGCTGGCCGCGTTCCTCGGCTGGGCCGCGACCTGGAACTCGCCGCAGCGTGACGACGACTCCACGCCGTGGAGCGAAGCGGTGCGCCGCCACGGCCCGCAGACCCTGTTGGGCATTGCCTGGGCGGCGCTGGTGGCCTGGCTGAACCCGAGCTTCCTGTGGTGGCTGGCGCCAATCGTTGGTTCGCTGGTGCTGTCGATCCCGGTTTCGGTGATCTCCAGCCGCACCCGCCTGGGCCTGGCGGCCAAGGACGAGAAGCTGTTCCTCATCCCCGAGGAATACGCCACTCCGCAAGAGCTGCTGGCCACCGACCAGTACACCCACGAAAACCGCTGGCATGCCCTGCATGACGGCTTCGTGCGGGCTGTGGTCGACCCGCGGCAGAACGCCCTGGCCTGCGCCATGGCCACTGCCCGTCATGGTCAGGCGGCGCCGATCGAGGCACTGCGCGTCGAGCGCGTGGCCAAGGCGATGGAGGTCGGGCCGCAAGGGCTGGACCTCAATACCCGCCTGGCCCTGCTCAGCGACCCGGTGGCGCTGACCCGCCTGCACGAGCAGGTCTGGGCCGAGCACAATGCGGCGTGGATCAACGTGTGGCGTGCATCGATCAAGAACGACCCGCATTCGCCGCTGTTGCCGCTGCATCCGGAGAATGAAGGCCAACCGGCACTTGTCGGCGCCTGA
- the dtd gene encoding D-aminoacyl-tRNA deacylase: protein MRGLLQRVRGARVEVAGEVVGAIDQGLLVLVAVEPEDSREQADKLLHKLLNYRVFSDEQGKMNLSLKDVGGGLLLVSQFTLAADTRNGMRPSFSTAAPPALGAELFDYLLQQAKAQHADVASGQFGADMQVHLVNDGPVTFMLQM, encoded by the coding sequence ATGAGGGGCCTGCTGCAGCGCGTGCGTGGTGCGCGGGTGGAAGTAGCGGGGGAGGTGGTAGGTGCCATCGACCAGGGTTTGCTGGTGCTGGTGGCCGTCGAGCCTGAAGATTCCCGTGAGCAGGCCGACAAGTTGTTGCACAAGCTGTTGAACTACCGGGTGTTCAGCGACGAGCAGGGCAAGATGAACCTGTCGCTCAAGGATGTGGGGGGAGGTTTGTTGCTGGTGTCGCAGTTCACCCTGGCGGCAGACACCCGCAACGGCATGCGCCCGAGCTTCTCGACGGCAGCGCCACCGGCCCTCGGCGCCGAGTTGTTCGACTATCTTTTGCAGCAGGCGAAGGCCCAGCATGCCGATGTGGCAAGCGGGCAATTCGGTGCAGACATGCAGGTGCACCTGGTCAATGATGGCCCCGTAACATTTATGTTACAAATGTGA
- a CDS encoding glucan biosynthesis protein G — MIVSPQKASRIPGTGLRKALMASVALVGLMSAGQLWAFNLDDVAAKAKDLAGQKYEAPKSNLPAVFRDMKFADYQKIHFLQEKAEWAKDKTPFKLSFYHQGMHFDTPVKINQVTATKVEEIKYDPSRFEFGDVPHDPETTKNLGYAGFRVLYPINKADKQDEIMTLLGASYFRVVGKGHVYGLSARGLAIDTALPSGEEFPRFTEFWVEKPKPADKHLVIYALLDSPRSTGAYKLTLRPGNDTVVDVQSRVFLRDHVSRLGIAPLTSMYLFGPNQPSKVLNYRPALHDSEGLSIHAGNGEWLWRPLNNPKHLAVSNFSVENPRGFGLMQRQRAFSDYEDLDDNYQKRPSAWIEPKGDWGKGTVDLVEIPTADETNDNIVAFWSPEKLPEPGKPFEYAYRLHWTIDEPKFQAPELGWVKQTLRSTGDVKQSNLIRQPDGSVAFLVDFAGPALAALPEDTAVRSQISVGDNAEVVENNLRYNPETKGWRLTLRLKVKEANKSTEMRAALVRDVPVEAAKPAKDAKQDKAAAKQAKAEKAAKAEQPAADAAPTNGTPATTEKVLTETWSYQLPADE; from the coding sequence GTGATTGTTAGTCCCCAAAAAGCATCAAGAATCCCCGGTACCGGGCTGCGCAAGGCCCTGATGGCCAGTGTGGCACTGGTCGGCCTGATGAGCGCGGGCCAGCTGTGGGCATTCAATCTTGACGATGTTGCAGCCAAGGCAAAGGATCTGGCCGGCCAGAAGTACGAAGCACCGAAAAGCAACCTGCCGGCCGTATTCCGCGACATGAAGTTCGCGGACTACCAGAAGATTCATTTCCTGCAGGAAAAGGCCGAGTGGGCCAAGGACAAGACCCCGTTCAAGCTGTCGTTCTATCACCAGGGCATGCACTTCGACACCCCGGTGAAGATCAACCAGGTCACCGCCACCAAGGTCGAGGAAATCAAGTACGACCCGAGCCGTTTCGAGTTCGGTGACGTGCCACACGACCCGGAAACCACCAAGAACCTGGGTTACGCCGGTTTCCGCGTGTTGTACCCGATCAACAAGGCCGACAAGCAGGACGAGATCATGACCCTGCTTGGCGCCAGCTACTTCCGCGTGGTCGGCAAGGGCCACGTGTACGGCCTGTCGGCCCGTGGCCTGGCCATCGACACCGCACTGCCGTCGGGCGAGGAGTTCCCGCGCTTCACCGAGTTCTGGGTCGAGAAGCCCAAGCCGGCCGACAAGCACCTGGTCATCTACGCCCTGCTGGACTCGCCGCGTTCCACCGGCGCCTACAAGCTGACCCTGCGCCCAGGCAACGATACCGTGGTCGACGTGCAGTCCCGCGTGTTCCTGCGTGACCATGTCAGCCGCCTGGGCATTGCCCCGCTGACCAGCATGTACCTGTTCGGCCCCAACCAGCCGTCCAAGGTCCTCAACTACCGTCCGGCCCTGCACGACTCCGAAGGCCTGTCGATCCATGCCGGCAATGGCGAATGGCTGTGGCGTCCGCTGAACAACCCGAAACACCTGGCCGTGAGCAACTTCAGCGTCGAGAACCCGCGTGGTTTCGGCCTGATGCAGCGCCAGCGCGCCTTCAGCGACTACGAAGACCTCGACGACAACTACCAGAAGCGCCCGAGCGCCTGGATCGAGCCGAAGGGGGACTGGGGCAAGGGCACCGTCGACCTGGTCGAAATCCCGACTGCCGACGAGACCAATGACAACATCGTGGCCTTCTGGAGCCCGGAAAAGCTGCCTGAGCCAGGCAAGCCATTCGAGTACGCGTACCGCCTGCACTGGACCATCGACGAGCCGAAGTTCCAGGCTCCCGAGCTGGGCTGGGTCAAGCAGACCCTGCGTTCCACCGGCGACGTCAAGCAATCCAACCTGATCCGCCAGCCAGACGGCAGCGTGGCCTTCCTGGTCGACTTCGCCGGCCCGGCGCTGGCCGCCCTGCCGGAAGACACCGCCGTGCGCAGCCAGATCAGCGTGGGCGACAACGCCGAGGTGGTCGAGAACAACCTGCGCTATAACCCTGAGACCAAGGGCTGGCGCCTGACCCTGCGTTTGAAGGTCAAGGAAGCCAACAAATCGACCGAAATGCGTGCCGCGCTGGTGCGTGACGTGCCGGTCGAAGCCGCCAAGCCTGCCAAGGACGCCAAGCAGGACAAGGCTGCAGCCAAGCAAGCCAAGGCCGAGAAAGCTGCCAAGGCCGAACAACCTGCCGCCGATGCGGCGCCCACCAACGGGACCCCGGCCACCACCGAGAAGGTGCTGACCGAGACCTGGAGCTATCAGTTGCCTGCCGATGAGTAA
- the pip gene encoding prolyl aminopeptidase, protein MQTLYPQIKPYARHDLAVEAPHVLYVDESGSPEGLPVVFIHGGPGAGCDAQSRCYFDPTLYRIITFDQRGCGRSTPHASLENNTTWHLVEDLERIREHLGIDKWVLFGGSWGSTLALAYAQTHPERVHGLILRGIFLCRPQEIQWFYQEGASRLFPDYWQDYIAPIPPEERGDLVTAFHKRLTGNDQIAQMHAAKAWSTWEGRTATLRPNPLVVDRFSEPQRALSIARIECHYFMNNAFLEPDQLIRDLPKIAHLPAVIVHGRYDVICPLDNAWALHQAWPNSELKVIRDAGHAASEPGITDALVRAADQMARRLLDLPLEEA, encoded by the coding sequence ATGCAGACCCTGTACCCGCAGATCAAACCCTACGCCCGGCACGATCTGGCCGTGGAAGCGCCGCATGTGCTGTATGTCGACGAAAGCGGCTCGCCAGAAGGTCTGCCGGTGGTATTCATCCACGGCGGCCCGGGCGCCGGATGCGACGCCCAGAGCCGCTGCTACTTCGACCCGACCCTGTACCGCATCATCACCTTCGACCAGCGCGGCTGTGGCCGCTCCACGCCGCACGCGAGCCTGGAAAACAACACCACCTGGCACCTGGTCGAGGACCTTGAGCGCATCCGCGAGCACCTTGGCATCGACAAGTGGGTGCTGTTCGGCGGCTCGTGGGGCTCCACCCTGGCCCTGGCCTACGCCCAGACCCACCCCGAGCGGGTGCATGGCCTGATCCTGCGCGGCATCTTCCTGTGCAGGCCCCAGGAAATACAATGGTTCTACCAGGAAGGCGCCAGCCGCCTGTTCCCCGATTACTGGCAGGACTACATCGCGCCGATCCCGCCGGAGGAGCGCGGTGACCTGGTCACGGCCTTCCACAAGCGCCTGACCGGCAACGACCAGATCGCCCAGATGCACGCGGCCAAGGCCTGGTCCACCTGGGAAGGCCGTACCGCCACCCTGCGTCCCAACCCGCTGGTGGTCGACCGCTTCTCCGAGCCGCAGCGTGCACTGTCGATCGCCCGTATCGAATGCCACTACTTCATGAACAACGCCTTCCTCGAGCCGGACCAGCTGATCCGCGATCTGCCAAAGATCGCCCACCTGCCGGCCGTGATCGTGCATGGCCGCTATGATGTGATCTGCCCGTTGGACAACGCCTGGGCGCTGCACCAGGCCTGGCCGAACAGCGAACTGAAGGTGATCCGTGACGCTGGCCACGCGGCTTCCGAGCCGGGCATCACCGATGCCCTGGTGCGTGCCGCCGACCAGATGGCCCGGCGCCTGCTCGATCTGCCCCTGGAAGAAGCATGA
- a CDS encoding amino acid ABC transporter ATP-binding protein, which yields MIEVRDLLKVFDTRGHVVRAVDNVTTQVAKGEVVVVLGPSGSGKSTFLRCLNGLEHFDEGHVAIDGLQLADPKTDINAYRREVGMVFQHFNLFPHMTVLENLCLAQKVVRKRNKADREAKARALLEKVGIAQKANEYPSRLSGGQQQRVAIARALAMDPKVMLFDEPTSALDPEMVGEVLDVMKTLAQEGMTMVCVTHEMGFAREVADRVLFFDHGKLLEDSAPAAFFASPKDPRAQAFLRQVL from the coding sequence GTGATTGAAGTCCGTGACCTGCTGAAAGTCTTCGACACCCGTGGCCACGTGGTACGGGCCGTGGATAACGTCACCACCCAGGTCGCCAAGGGCGAAGTGGTGGTGGTGCTCGGCCCGTCGGGTTCGGGCAAGTCTACCTTCCTGCGCTGCCTCAACGGCCTGGAGCATTTCGACGAAGGCCATGTGGCCATCGACGGCCTGCAACTGGCCGACCCGAAGACCGACATCAACGCCTACCGCCGCGAAGTCGGCATGGTGTTCCAGCATTTCAACCTGTTCCCGCACATGACCGTGCTGGAGAACCTGTGCCTGGCACAGAAGGTGGTGCGCAAGCGCAACAAGGCCGACCGCGAGGCCAAGGCCCGGGCGCTGCTGGAGAAGGTGGGCATTGCGCAGAAAGCCAACGAATACCCGTCGCGCCTGTCCGGTGGCCAGCAGCAGCGGGTGGCGATCGCCCGGGCCCTGGCCATGGACCCGAAAGTGATGCTGTTCGACGAGCCAACCTCGGCGCTCGACCCGGAAATGGTCGGCGAGGTGCTGGACGTGATGAAGACCCTGGCCCAGGAAGGCATGACCATGGTCTGCGTTACCCACGAAATGGGCTTTGCCCGTGAAGTGGCGGACCGGGTGCTGTTCTTCGATCATGGCAAGTTGCTGGAAGATTCGGCGCCGGCCGCGTTCTTCGCCTCGCCGAAAGACCCGCGCGCGCAGGCGTTCCTGCGTCAGGTGCTTTAA
- a CDS encoding methyl-accepting chemotaxis protein: protein MTATVHEVARNAEQASEAALMADQQAREGDRVVGEAVAQIERLAGEVVNSSEAMNQLKAESDKIGSVLDVIKSVAQQTNLLALNAAIEAARAGEAGRGFAVVADEVRSLAQRTQQSTEEIEELIAGLQSGTQRVASVMDSSRQLTDSSVELTRRAGSSLETITRTVSSIQAMNQQIATAAEEQTAVAEEINRSVMNVRDISDQTSAASEETASSSVELARLGTHLQGLVGRFRL from the coding sequence ATGACCGCCACCGTGCATGAGGTGGCACGCAATGCCGAGCAAGCCTCGGAAGCTGCGTTGATGGCCGACCAGCAGGCCCGCGAGGGCGATCGTGTAGTGGGCGAGGCGGTGGCGCAGATCGAGCGCCTGGCCGGCGAAGTGGTCAACTCCAGCGAAGCGATGAACCAGCTCAAGGCCGAAAGCGACAAGATCGGCAGCGTGCTCGACGTGATCAAGTCGGTGGCCCAGCAGACCAACCTGCTGGCCCTCAACGCAGCGATCGAGGCGGCCCGTGCCGGCGAGGCCGGGCGTGGCTTTGCTGTGGTGGCTGATGAGGTGCGCAGCCTGGCGCAGCGCACCCAGCAATCGACCGAAGAGATCGAAGAGCTGATTGCCGGCCTGCAGAGCGGCACCCAGCGTGTGGCCAGTGTGATGGACAGCAGCCGCCAGTTGACCGACAGCAGCGTCGAACTGACCCGCCGAGCCGGCAGTTCGCTGGAGACCATCACCCGTACCGTGTCTTCGATCCAGGCCATGAACCAGCAGATTGCCACGGCAGCGGAAGAACAGACGGCCGTGGCAGAAGAGATCAACCGCAGCGTGATGAACGTGCGAGATATTTCTGACCAGACCTCGGCGGCCAGTGAAGAGACGGCCAGTTCCAGCGTGGAGCTGGCGCGGTTGGGTACCCACCTGCAAGGGTTGGTGGGGCGGTTCAGGCTCTAG
- a CDS encoding methyl-accepting chemotaxis protein, with protein MSATVQEVAQNAEQASLAATNADQQAQIGDQVVAEAIGRIEQLAGQMDHCLAAMQHLAGESQRIGSILDVIKSVSEQTNLLALNAAIEAARAGEAGRGFAVVADEVRGLAQRTSTATEEIGQLIDSLHNGTDEVTRLLDNSKNLTEQSVELSRKAGHALSQITDTVSSIQGMNQQIATASEEQSVVAEQINRSVLNVRDVSDQTSAASEQTAASSGELEQLGQQLRGMVGRFNI; from the coding sequence ATGAGCGCCACCGTGCAGGAAGTGGCGCAGAACGCTGAACAGGCCTCGCTGGCGGCGACCAACGCCGACCAGCAGGCGCAGATCGGCGACCAGGTGGTGGCCGAAGCTATTGGCCGTATCGAACAGCTGGCCGGGCAGATGGACCATTGCCTGGCGGCCATGCAGCACCTGGCGGGCGAGAGCCAGCGCATCGGCAGCATCCTCGATGTGATCAAGTCAGTGTCCGAGCAGACCAACCTGCTGGCCCTGAACGCGGCGATCGAAGCGGCACGGGCGGGTGAAGCCGGGCGTGGTTTTGCCGTGGTGGCCGATGAAGTGCGCGGTCTGGCACAGCGCACCTCGACGGCGACCGAGGAAATCGGCCAACTGATCGACAGCCTGCACAACGGCACCGACGAAGTGACCCGCCTGCTGGACAACAGCAAGAACCTGACCGAGCAGAGTGTGGAGCTGAGCCGCAAGGCGGGGCATGCGTTGAGCCAGATCACCGACACGGTGTCCAGCATCCAGGGCATGAACCAGCAGATTGCCACGGCCAGCGAAGAGCAGAGCGTGGTCGCCGAGCAGATCAACCGTAGTGTGCTGAATGTGCGCGATGTGTCGGATCAGACCAGTGCGGCCAGTGAGCAGACGGCGGCTTCTAGTGGGGAACTGGAGCAGTTGGGGCAGCAGTTGCGGGGGATGGTGGGGCGGTTCAACATCTGA
- a CDS encoding transporter substrate-binding domain-containing protein, with protein MKKYLSRLLVGVTALVAVTAAQAGAIDDAVKRGTLRVGMDPTYMPFQMTNKRGEIIGFEVDILKAMAKSMGVKFEPVSTAYDGIIPALLTDKFDMIGSGMTLTQERNLRLNFSEPFIVVGQTLLIRKELAGEIKSYKDLNNEKYRITSKLGTTGEMVSKKLIAKAKYHGYDNEQEAVMDVVNGKADAFVYDAPYNVVAVDKAGAGKLLFLEEPFTYEPLAFGLKKGDYDSINFINNFLHQIKHDGTYDRIHDKWFKNKDWLKEME; from the coding sequence ATCAAGAAATACCTTTCGCGACTGCTGGTCGGTGTCACCGCCCTGGTCGCCGTGACGGCGGCCCAGGCGGGCGCGATCGATGACGCGGTCAAGCGCGGCACCCTGCGGGTGGGCATGGACCCGACCTACATGCCGTTCCAGATGACCAACAAGCGTGGCGAGATCATCGGCTTCGAAGTCGATATCCTCAAAGCCATGGCCAAGTCCATGGGCGTCAAGTTCGAGCCGGTATCCACGGCCTATGACGGCATCATCCCGGCCCTGCTGACCGACAAGTTCGACATGATCGGCAGCGGCATGACCCTGACCCAGGAACGCAATCTGCGCCTGAACTTCAGCGAACCCTTCATCGTGGTTGGCCAGACCCTGCTGATCCGCAAGGAACTGGCGGGCGAGATCAAGTCGTACAAGGACCTGAACAACGAGAAGTACCGCATCACCTCCAAGCTCGGCACCACCGGCGAAATGGTTTCCAAGAAGCTGATCGCCAAGGCCAAGTACCACGGCTACGACAACGAGCAGGAAGCGGTGATGGATGTGGTCAACGGCAAGGCTGACGCCTTCGTCTACGACGCGCCGTACAACGTGGTGGCAGTGGACAAGGCCGGTGCCGGCAAGCTGCTGTTCCTCGAAGAACCCTTCACCTACGAGCCGCTGGCCTTCGGCCTGAAGAAAGGCGACTACGACAGCATCAACTTCATCAACAACTTCCTGCACCAGATCAAGCATGACGGGACCTACGATCGTATTCACGACAAGTGGTTCAAGAACAAGGACTGGCTGAAGGAAATGGAATAA